A single genomic interval of Cervus elaphus chromosome 19, mCerEla1.1, whole genome shotgun sequence harbors:
- the LOC122676067 gene encoding LOW QUALITY PROTEIN: proto-oncogene tyrosine-protein kinase receptor Ret-like (The sequence of the model RefSeq protein was modified relative to this genomic sequence to represent the inferred CDS: deleted 1 base in 1 codon; substituted 1 base at 1 genomic stop codon), with amino-acid sequence MRSASCSCRSDGIRKPPSVKEIVLGHNKAVICRIWCSSQAGAGLPAPLGLYFSRDAYWEKLYVDQPAGTPLLYVHALQDVPEEMPSFRLGXHLYSAYHTRLHENDWVRIQEDTGLLYLNQSLDHSSWEKLNIRKGGFPLLTIYLRVFLSPTSLREGECQWPGCARVYFSIINASFPACGALKPRELCFPESGLSFRIRENRPPGTFHQFCLLPVQFLCPNVSVAYRLLGGESLPFRCDLDSLEVSTRWTLDREQREKYELVAACTVRMGMREEEVMVPFPVTVYDEDDSAPTFFGGVDSASAVVEFKRKEGTVVATLRVFDADVVPASGELLRRYTNTLLSGDAKALRTFRVEHMPNETLAQANGSFVRATVHDYRLVLNQSLPISESWAVQLAVLVNDSDFQGLGEGVVLLHFNVSVLPISLSLPSAYSFSVSRRAHRFAQIGKVCVENCQEFSGIQVQYRLQPSSANCSALGMVTSAEDTSGTLFVNDTEALQRPECSQLQYTVVATEKPTHQQAQALLLVTVEGMYMPEEPGCPLSCVVSKRQPECEECGGLGSLTGRCEWRQGDGKGITRNFSTCSPSIRTCPDGHCDAVESRDPNICPQDCLRGGSIIGGHEPGERRGIKAGFGICNCFPEKKKCFCEPEDSQDTLRDDLCCTVITAAVVFSIVSVLLSVLLSTFCIHRYRKNAHKPPIASAEMTFCRPAQAFPVSYSSSGACRPSLDSMENQVSVDTFKFPEDPKWEFPRKNLVLGKTLGEGEFGKVVKATAFRLKGKAGYTTVAVKMLKENASPSELWDLLSEFNLLKQVNHPQVIKLYGACSQDGPLLLIVEYAKYGSLRGFLRESRKAGPGYVGSGGSRNSSYLDNLEEQALTMGDLVSFAWQISQGIQYLAEMKLVHRDLAARNILVAEGHRMKISDFGLSRDVYEEDSYVKRSKGRIPVKWMAIESLFDHIYTTQSDVWSFGVLLWEIVTLGGNPYPGIPPERLFNLLKTDYRMERPDNCSEEMYSLMLQCWKREPDKRPVFADISKDLDIKMMVKSRDYLDLAVSTPSDSLLYDDGLSEEETPLGDCNNVPLPRTLPSTWIENKLYGRISHAFTRF; translated from the exons ATGAGGTCTGCTTCCTGTTCCTGCAGAAGTGATGGCATTAGGAAACCACCGTCTGTTAAGGAGATTGTGCTGGGCCATAATAAAGCTGTCATCTGCAGGATCTGGTGCTCGTCACAGGCAGGAGCAGGGCTGCCCG ccccgcTGGGACTCTACTTCTCCAGGGACGCTTACTGGGAGAAGCTATACGTGGACCAGCCGGCCGGCACGCCCCTGCTCTATGTCCATGCCCTGCAGGACGTGCCAGAGGAGATGCCCAGCTTCCGCCTGGGCTAGCACCTCTACAGCGCCTACCACACGCGGCTGCACGAGAATGACTGGGTCCGCATCCAGGAGGACACGGGGCTTCTCTACCTTAACCAGAGCCTGGACCACAGCTCCTGGGAGAAGCTCAACATCCGCA AGGGCGGCTTCCCGCTGCTTACCATCTACCTGCGGGTCTTCCTGTCACCCACATCCCTACGTGAGGGCGAGTGCCAGTGGCCAGGCTGTGCCCGAGTGTACTTCTCCATCATCAATGCCTCCTTCCCAGCTTGCGGCGCCCTCAAGCCCCGGGAGCTCTGCTTCCCTGAGTCAGGCCTGTCCTTCCGCATCCGGGAGAACAGGCCCCCTGGCACCTTCCACCAGTTCTGCCTGCTGCCCGTGCAGTTCCTCTGCCCCAACGTCAGTGTGGCCTACAGGCTCCTGGGAG GTGAGAGTCTGCCTTTCCGCTGCGATCTGGACAGCCTGGAGGTGAGCACGCGCTGGACCCTGGACCGTGAGCAGCGGGAGAAGTATGAGCTGGTGGCCGCGTGCACGGTTCGCATGGGCATGCGcgaggaggaggtgatggtgcCCTTCCCTGTGACCGTGTACGACGAGGACGACTCTGCGCCCACCTTCTTCGGGGGCGTCGACAGTGCCAGCGCGGTGGTGGAGTTCAAGCGGAAGGAG GGCACAGTGGTAGCCACGTTACGTGTCTTCGATGCAGACGTGGTGCCAGCCTCTGGGGAGCTCCTGAGACGGTACACGAACACGCTGCTCTCTGGGGATGCCAAGGCCCTCCGGACCTTCCGAGTGGAGCACATGCCCAATGAGACCTTGGCCCAGGCCAACGGCAGCTTTGTGCGGGCAACCGTGCATGACTACA GGCTGGTTCTCAACCAGAGCCTCCCCATCTCGGAGAGCTGGGCTGTGCAGCTGGCCGTGCTGGTCAACGACTCAGActtccagggcctgggggagggtgtCGTCCTCCTCCACTTCAATGTGTCCGTGCTGCCCATCAGCCTGAGCCTGCCCAGTGCCTACTCCTTCTCCGTGAGCCGGCGGGCCCACCGCTTTGCCCAG ATTGGGAAAGTCTGCGTGGAAAACTGCCAGGAGTTCAGCGGCATCCAAGTGCAGTacaggctgcagccctccagcgCCAACTGCAGCGCCCTGGGGATGGTCACCTCAGCTGAGGACACCTCGGGGACCCTGTTCGTGAATGACACGGAGGCCTTGCAGCGGCCCGAGTGTTCCCAGCTCCAGTACACAGTGGTGGCCACCGAGAAACCAACCCACCAGCaagcccaggccctgctgctcgTTACCGTGGAAGGGATGT ACATGCCTGAAGAGCCTGGCTGCCCCCTGTCCTGCGTGGTCAGCAAGAGGCAGCCCGAATGTGAGGAATGCGGTGGCCTGGGCTCTCTGACAGGCAGGTGCGAGTGGAGACAGGGAGATGGCAAAG GGATAACCAGgaacttctccacctgctcccccagcatcaggacctgccccgatggacactgtgatgccgtgGAGAGCAGAGACCCCAACATCTGCCCCCAGGACTGCCTCC GGGGCGGCAGCATCATTGGTGGGCACGAACCTGGGGAGCGCCGGGGGATTAAAGCTGGCTTCGGTATCTGCAACTGCTTCCCTGAGAAGAAGAAGTGCTTCTGCGAGCCGGAGGATAGCCAAG ACACCCTGCGTGATGACCTTTGCTGCACAGTGATCACGGCAGCTGTGGTCTTCTCCATCGTATCTGTGCTGCTGTCTGTGCTGCTGTCCACCTTCTGCATCCACCGCTACCGCAAGAATGCCCACAAGCCGCCCATTGCCTCGGCTGAGATGACCTTCTGTCGACCCGCCCAAGCTTTTCCGGTCAGCTACTCCTCATCTGGTGCCTGCCGGCCCTCTCTGGACTCCATGGAGAACCAGGTCTCAGTGGACACCTTCAAGTTCCCG GAGGATCCCAAGTGGGAATTCCCACGGAAGAACTTGGTGCTTGgaaaaactctgggagaaggtgaatttGGAAAAGTGGTCAAGGCCACAGCCTTTCGGCTGAAAGGCAAAGCAGGGTACACGACTGTGGCTGTGAAGATGCTGAAAG AGAATGCCTCCCCAAGCGAGCTGTGGGACCTGCTATCAGAGTTCAACCTCCTGAAGCAGGTCAACCACCCGCAAGTCATCAAGCTGTACGGGGCCTGCAGCCAGGATG GGCCACTGCTCCTCATCGTGGAGTATGCCAAGTACGGCTCCCTGCGGGGCTTCCTCCGAGAGAGCCGCAAGGCGGGACCTGGCTACGTGGGCAGCGGGGGCAGCCGCAACTCCAGTTACCTGGACAACCTGGAGGAGCAGGCCCTGACCATGGGCgaccttgtctcctttgcctggCAGATCTCACAAGGGATCCAGTACCTGGCTGAGATGAAG CTTGTCCATCGGGACTTGGCAGCCAGAAACATCCTGGTAGCCGAGGGCCACAGGATGAAAATCTCAGATTTTGGTCTGTCCCGAGATGTTTATGAAGAGGATTCCTACGTGAAGAGGAGCAAG GGTCGGATCCCAGTCAAGTGGATGGCCATTGAGTCCCTCTTTGATCATATCTACACCACCCAGAGTGATGT GTGGTCCTTTGGTGTCCTGCTGTGGGAGATTGTGACCCTGGGCGGCAACCCCTACCCTGGGATTCCTCCAGAGCGGCTCTTCAACCTTCTGAAGACAGACTATCGGATGGAGAGGCCAGACAACTGCAGCGAGGAGAT GTACAGTCTAATGCTGCAGTGCTGGAAGCGGGAACCAGACAAGAGGCCAGTGTTTGCCGACATCAGCAAAGACCTAGATATC AAGATGATGGTTAAGAGCAGA gacTACTTGGACCTGGCCGTGTCCACCCCATCCGACTCACTGTTGTATGATGATGGCCTGTCAGAGGAGGAGACACCCCTGGGGGACTGTAATAATGTTCCCCTCCCTCGCACCCTCCCCTCCACATGGATTGAAAACAAACTCTATGGTAGAATTTCACATGCATTTACTAGATTCTAG